Proteins encoded together in one Falco peregrinus isolate bFalPer1 chromosome 2, bFalPer1.pri, whole genome shotgun sequence window:
- the TSSK2 gene encoding testis-specific serine/threonine-protein kinase 2: MDDALVLGEKGYVLSNTLGEGSFGKVKSAYCNSLKCNVAIKIIDKRKSPQDFLKRFLPREIEALRCLHHPSIIKTYEIFETSAGKVYIVMELGEKGDLLDYIKNTGAMEEDITRIKFQQLVSAIKHCHDLDFAHRDLKCENILLDKDLNIKLSDFGFSKFLSRDKHGRTILSKTFCGSAAYAAPEVLQGIPCDPRISDIWSLGVILYTMVYALMPFDDSNVRKMICIQKQHRISFPNSKYLTVECKDLIYHLLQPNVSQRLCIDEVLKHSWLQTPKSTTPSPLLAAEEGERSQNLCEGKPEHEQQGRSHSPQREGEENETGSS; the protein is encoded by the coding sequence aTGGATGATGCTCTGGTGCTTGGAGAGAAAGGCTACGTCCTGAGCAACACGCTAGGAGAAGGCTCTTTCGGCAAAGTGAAATCTGCCTACTGCAACTCCTTGAAATGCAATGTGGCCATCAAGATAATTGACAAGAGGAAAAGTCCTCAGGACTTCCTGAAAAGATTTCTCCCCAGGGAAATTGAGGCTTTGAGATGTTTGCACCACCCCTCAATCATCAAAACCTATGAGATTTTTGAGACATCAGCTGGAAAAGTGTACATTGTGATggagctgggggaaaagggagaCCTCCTAGACTACATTAAGAACACAGGAGCTATGGAAGAGGACATCACTCGCATCAAGTTTCAGCAGCTGGTTTCTGCCATCAAGCATTGCCACGACTTAGACTTTGCTCATAGGGACCTGAAATGTGAGAACATCCTTCTTGACAAAGACCTCAACATCAAGCTGTCAGATTTCGGCTTTTCCAAATTCTTGTCTCGGGACAAACACGGAAGAACTATTCTCAGCAAAACCTTCTGTGGGTCTGCTGCGTACGCAGCCCCTGAAGTGCTACAGGGCATTCCCTGTGACCCCAGGATTTCCGACATATGGAGCCTGGGTGTCATCCTGTATACAATGGTCTATGCTTTAATGCCATTTGATGATTCCAATGTCAGGAAAATGATCTGTATTCAGAAACAACACAGGATTTCCTTCCCCAACTCAAAATATCTGACTGTGGAGTGCAAGGACCTCATTTACCACTTACTCCAGCCCAATGTGTCTCAGAGGTTGTGCATAGATGAAGTTTTGAAACACTCATGGTTGCAGACTCCAAAATCCACAACCCCTTCCCCTCTGCTAGCTGCAGAAGAGGGTGAGCGTTCCCAAAACCTGTGTGAAGGAAAGCCTGAGCACGAGCAGCAAGGCAGATCCCACTCTCcacaaagggaaggagaggagaatgAAACTGGATCTTCTTAA